The Rhodococcus sp. X156 genome window below encodes:
- a CDS encoding alkaline phosphatase D family protein: MNHDEQNTDEQTTDVAAERAGIVLGPLLRFVDDHQATVWVETDTAVQVTVECDGVRRTEPTWSLHGHHYALVVLDGLPADAELPYTVSLDDQQVWPLPGAPASLVRTTSDEESVRLAFGSCRRGEGHTPDQLAALGADALVAMALRMQELDHAQWPDALLLVGDQVYADDPSEAILEKLHARRAAGEGPPGVDAGGEEVVDEICDFEEYTWLYHESWGSEHVRWLLSTLPTCMILDDHDLRDDWNSSWSWRQQIITEPWWRSRVIGAFSSYWVYQHLGNLSPTELAEDKLYQAVREAPGDAERVQLLADFAWRADTEPQSMQWSYHRDFGRNRLVVLDSRCSRRLDPANRAMMDTAEWEWARQQALQPLPSGKPVQHLLIGSTLPFLMLPGLHHLEGWNEATAQGAWGKLGSKVGEKIRLAVDLEHWAAFRQSFDDMVALVADVAHLPEPPASVLWLSGDVHCSYLAEAQVQDVEPRDTAVHQLTMSPFRNPLNKPIQVVNKLVKRPAVAGTLRLLARAAGVRDPAIRWDVQGGPWFDNGVMTVVLKGRKASVEVEHASVDEQGRQVLQRTLVRRLA, encoded by the coding sequence GTGAACCACGACGAGCAGAACACCGACGAGCAGACCACCGACGTCGCCGCCGAGCGGGCCGGCATCGTGCTCGGGCCGCTGCTGCGGTTCGTCGACGACCACCAGGCCACCGTGTGGGTGGAGACCGACACCGCGGTGCAGGTGACGGTGGAGTGCGACGGCGTCCGCCGCACCGAGCCCACCTGGAGCCTGCACGGCCACCACTACGCCCTGGTGGTGCTCGACGGCCTGCCCGCCGACGCCGAGCTGCCCTACACGGTCTCGCTGGACGACCAGCAGGTGTGGCCGCTGCCCGGGGCGCCGGCGAGCCTGGTGCGCACCACCTCCGACGAGGAGTCGGTGCGCCTGGCCTTCGGGTCCTGCCGGCGCGGCGAGGGCCACACCCCCGACCAGCTCGCGGCGCTGGGCGCGGACGCCCTGGTGGCCATGGCACTGCGCATGCAGGAGCTCGACCACGCCCAGTGGCCGGACGCGCTGCTGCTGGTGGGCGACCAGGTGTACGCCGACGACCCCTCCGAGGCGATCCTGGAGAAGCTGCACGCCCGCCGCGCCGCCGGCGAGGGCCCGCCCGGGGTGGACGCCGGTGGCGAGGAGGTCGTGGACGAGATTTGCGACTTCGAGGAGTACACCTGGCTCTACCACGAGTCCTGGGGCTCCGAGCACGTCCGCTGGCTGCTCTCCACCCTGCCCACCTGCATGATCCTGGACGACCACGACCTGCGGGACGACTGGAACAGCTCGTGGTCGTGGCGCCAGCAGATCATCACCGAGCCGTGGTGGCGCTCCCGCGTGATCGGCGCCTTCTCCTCGTACTGGGTGTACCAGCACCTGGGCAACCTCTCGCCCACCGAGCTGGCCGAGGACAAGCTCTACCAGGCGGTGCGCGAGGCCCCCGGGGACGCCGAGCGGGTGCAGCTGCTGGCCGACTTCGCCTGGCGCGCCGACACCGAGCCGCAGTCGATGCAGTGGAGCTATCACCGGGACTTCGGGCGCAACCGCCTGGTGGTGCTGGACTCCCGCTGCTCACGCCGGCTGGACCCGGCCAACCGCGCCATGATGGACACCGCCGAGTGGGAGTGGGCGCGGCAGCAGGCGCTGCAGCCGCTGCCGTCGGGCAAGCCGGTGCAGCACCTGCTCATCGGGTCCACGCTGCCGTTCCTCATGCTCCCGGGCCTGCACCACCTGGAGGGCTGGAACGAGGCCACCGCGCAGGGGGCCTGGGGCAAGCTGGGTTCCAAGGTGGGGGAGAAGATCCGGCTGGCGGTGGACCTGGAGCACTGGGCGGCGTTCCGGCAGTCCTTCGACGACATGGTGGCCCTCGTCGCCGACGTCGCGCACCTGCCGGAGCCCCCCGCGAGCGTGCTGTGGCTGTCCGGCGACGTGCACTGCTCCTACCTGGCCGAGGCGCAGGTGCAGGACGTGGAACCGCGCGACACCGCGGTGCACCAGCTGACCATGTCGCCGTTCCGCAACCCGCTGAACAAGCCCATCCAGGTGGTCAACAAGCTGGTCAAGCGCCCCGCCGTGGCCGGGACGCTGCGGCTGCTGGCCCGGGCCGCCGGGGTGCGCGATCCCGCCATCCGCTGGGACGTGCAGGGCGGACCGTGGTTCGACAACGGAGTGATGACGGTGGTGCTCAAGGGGCGCAAGGCCAGCGTCGAGGTGGAGCACGCGTCCGTGGACGAGCAGGGCCGGCAGGTGCTGCAGCGAACACTGGTGCGCCGACTGGCGTGA
- a CDS encoding HIT domain-containing protein, translating to MTELRQHGVGTPDRLERLWTPHRMSYIASPVGEDDLGERAPAPECPLCVIPTMSDEDGLVLTRGEHVYAVLNLYPYNPGHLMVLPYRHVAELEDLTDAESAELMALTRDAIRVVRQVSRPHGFNVGLNLGSVAGGSLAAHLHQHVVPRWGGDANFITVLGGTKVLPQLLGETRQLLAEAWPAPN from the coding sequence GTGACCGAGCTGCGCCAGCACGGGGTGGGGACCCCCGATCGCCTGGAGCGCCTGTGGACCCCGCACCGGATGTCCTACATCGCCAGCCCGGTGGGGGAGGACGACCTGGGCGAGCGCGCTCCCGCGCCGGAGTGCCCGTTGTGCGTCATCCCGACCATGAGCGACGAGGACGGGCTGGTGCTGACCCGCGGTGAGCACGTGTACGCGGTGCTCAACCTCTACCCGTACAACCCCGGCCACCTCATGGTGCTGCCCTACCGGCACGTGGCCGAGCTGGAGGACCTCACTGATGCGGAGTCGGCCGAGCTGATGGCGCTCACCCGCGACGCCATCCGGGTGGTCCGCCAGGTCTCCCGCCCGCACGGCTTCAACGTGGGGCTCAACCTGGGCTCGGTGGCGGGGGGATCGCTTGCCGCACACCTGCACCAGCACGTGGTGCCCCGCTGGGGCGGCGACGCGAACTTCATCACGGTGCTCGGCGGTACCAAGGTCCTGCCCCAGCTGCTGGGGGAGACCCGGCAGCTGCTCGCCGAGGCCTGGCCCGCGCCGAACTGA